The following are encoded in a window of Pseudomonas sp. St316 genomic DNA:
- a CDS encoding PQQ-dependent methanol/ethanol family dehydrogenase yields the protein MSHPARRQPFAVSLLLSAMLLSGSALAAVTDQEILQDPKNPQQIVTNGLGVQGQRYSPLDTLNVDNIKDLRPVWAFSFGGEKQRGQQAQPMIKDGVMYLTGSYSRVFAVDARTGKKLWQYDARLPDDIRPCCDVINRGVALYGDLVFFGTLDAKLVALNKDTGKVVWSKKVADHKEGYSISAAPLVINGKLITGVAGGEFGVVGQISAYDPKNGELLWTRPTVEGHMGYVYKDGKAIENGISGGEAGKTWPGDLWKTGGAAPWLGGYYDPETNLLLFGTGNPAPWNSHLRPGDNLYSSSRLALNPDDGSIKWHFQSTPHDGWDYDGVNELISFNYKEGGKDIKAAATADRNGFFYVLDRTNGKFIRGFPFVDKITWATGLDKDGRPIYNEASRPGAPGSEAKGSSVFVAPAFLGAKNWMPMAYNQDTGLFYVPSNEWGMDIWNEGIAYKKGAAFLGAGFTIKPLNEDYIGVLRAIDPKTGKEVWRHKNYAPLWGGVLTTKGNLVFTGTPEGFLQAFNAKTGEKVWEFQTGSGVLGSPITWEMDGEQYVSVVSGWGGAVPLWGGEVAKRVKDFNQGGMLWTFKLPKELVAKR from the coding sequence ATGAGTCATCCCGCACGTCGCCAACCCTTCGCCGTGAGCCTGCTGCTCAGTGCCATGTTGCTGTCCGGTTCGGCCCTTGCAGCCGTGACCGATCAGGAAATTCTCCAGGACCCGAAAAACCCGCAACAAATCGTGACCAACGGCCTGGGTGTCCAGGGCCAGCGCTACAGCCCGCTTGACACCCTCAACGTCGACAACATCAAGGACCTGCGACCGGTCTGGGCGTTTTCCTTCGGCGGTGAAAAGCAGCGCGGCCAGCAGGCCCAGCCGATGATCAAGGACGGGGTGATGTACCTCACCGGCTCCTACTCGCGGGTGTTCGCGGTGGATGCGCGCACGGGCAAGAAACTGTGGCAGTACGACGCGCGCCTGCCCGATGACATCCGTCCTTGCTGCGACGTGATCAACCGCGGCGTGGCCTTGTATGGCGACCTGGTGTTCTTTGGCACCCTCGACGCCAAGCTGGTGGCCTTGAACAAGGACACCGGCAAAGTGGTGTGGAGCAAGAAGGTCGCCGACCACAAGGAAGGCTACTCCATCAGCGCCGCGCCGCTGGTCATCAACGGCAAGCTGATTACCGGCGTGGCTGGGGGCGAGTTCGGCGTGGTGGGCCAGATCAGCGCCTATGACCCGAAAAATGGCGAACTGCTGTGGACCCGCCCGACCGTGGAAGGCCACATGGGCTACGTCTACAAGGATGGCAAGGCGATCGAGAACGGCATCTCCGGCGGCGAGGCCGGCAAGACCTGGCCGGGCGATCTCTGGAAAACCGGCGGTGCCGCGCCTTGGCTGGGCGGCTACTACGACCCGGAAACCAACCTGCTGCTGTTTGGCACCGGCAACCCGGCCCCGTGGAACTCCCACCTGCGTCCTGGCGACAACCTCTATTCTTCGTCGCGCCTGGCCCTGAACCCGGACGACGGCAGCATCAAGTGGCACTTCCAGAGCACGCCGCACGACGGCTGGGACTATGACGGTGTCAATGAACTGATCTCGTTCAACTACAAGGAAGGCGGCAAGGACATCAAGGCGGCGGCCACCGCCGACCGTAACGGCTTCTTCTACGTGCTCGACCGCACCAACGGCAAGTTCATCCGCGGCTTCCCGTTTGTCGACAAGATCACCTGGGCCACTGGCCTGGACAAGGACGGTCGGCCGATCTACAACGAGGCCAGCCGTCCGGGTGCGCCGGGCAGCGAAGCCAAGGGCAGTTCGGTGTTCGTCGCACCGGCGTTCCTCGGCGCGAAGAACTGGATGCCGATGGCGTACAACCAGGACACCGGGTTGTTCTACGTGCCGTCCAACGAGTGGGGCATGGACATCTGGAACGAAGGCATCGCCTACAAGAAGGGCGCGGCGTTCCTCGGGGCTGGCTTCACCATCAAACCGCTGAACGAGGACTACATCGGCGTGCTGCGGGCCATCGACCCCAAGACCGGCAAGGAAGTCTGGCGCCACAAGAACTACGCGCCGCTGTGGGGCGGGGTCCTGACCACCAAGGGCAACCTGGTGTTCACCGGTACGCCTGAAGGGTTCCTGCAAGCATTCAACGCCAAGACCGGGGAAAAGGTCTGGGAATTCCAGACCGGCTCCGGCGTGCTCGGCTCACCCATCACCTGGGAAATGGACGGCGAGCAATACGTCTCCGTGGTCTCGGGTTGGGGCGGTGCGGTGCCACTGTGGGGCGGCGAGGTGGCCAAGCGCGTGAAGGACTTCAACCAGGGCGGCATGCTCTGGACCTTCAAGTTGCCGAAGGAACTGGTGGCCAAGCGCTGA
- a CDS encoding quinoprotein relay system zinc metallohydrolase 1, translating into MRWLLLLCFGLCLPAWSATDYSLKPRQIAEGTWLLEGSTENFAKANGGNIVNTAFIVTDAGVVVIDTGPSKRYGEALRQAIAATTDKPVIQVLLTHHHPDHVLGNQAFSNVPIGALAGTTDLLRQQGDALAENMYRLVGDWMRGTEVVLPTQVLNPGTLTVGDHSLRLLQLAGHTGADLAIFDETTGVLFAGDLVFYDRALTTPNSPGLEVWLRDLDTLQALPWKQIVPGHGPVASDARPFAQMRDYLGWLDQLMRDGATRGDDMAEMIRSPIPERFAGISLSRYELIRSVSHLYPRYERLQMRRVDNH; encoded by the coding sequence ATGCGCTGGCTGTTACTGCTCTGTTTTGGCCTCTGCCTGCCGGCATGGTCCGCCACCGATTACTCACTCAAGCCTCGGCAGATCGCCGAAGGCACTTGGCTGCTGGAAGGCAGCACCGAGAATTTTGCCAAGGCCAACGGCGGCAACATCGTCAACACCGCGTTCATCGTCACCGATGCCGGCGTGGTGGTGATCGACACCGGGCCGTCGAAGCGCTACGGCGAGGCGTTGCGCCAGGCCATTGCCGCGACCACCGATAAACCGGTGATCCAGGTCCTGCTGACCCATCATCACCCCGACCACGTTTTGGGCAACCAGGCCTTCAGCAATGTGCCCATTGGCGCCTTGGCGGGCACCACCGACCTGTTGCGGCAACAGGGCGATGCACTGGCGGAAAACATGTACCGGCTGGTGGGCGACTGGATGCGCGGCACCGAGGTGGTGTTGCCAACCCAGGTGCTGAACCCCGGTACGTTGACGGTGGGCGATCACTCGCTGCGCCTGTTGCAACTGGCCGGGCACACCGGGGCCGACCTGGCGATTTTCGACGAAACCACGGGTGTGCTGTTCGCCGGCGACCTGGTGTTTTACGACCGCGCCTTGACCACCCCCAACAGCCCGGGGCTGGAGGTCTGGCTCAGGGACCTGGACACCTTGCAGGCCTTGCCCTGGAAGCAGATCGTGCCCGGCCACGGTCCGGTCGCGAGCGACGCCCGGCCCTTTGCACAGATGCGCGACTACCTGGGTTGGCTCGACCAACTGATGCGCGACGGCGCGACGCGGGGCGATGACATGGCCGAGATGATCCGCAGCCCCATTCCCGAGCGTTTTGCCGGGATCAGCCTGAGTCGGTATGAGTTGATTCGCAGTGTCAGTCACCTGTATCCGCGGTATGAGCGACTCCAGATGAGGCGAGTCGACAACCACTGA
- a CDS encoding quinoprotein dehydrogenase-associated SoxYZ-like carrier yields MNWRAYGLLLWCLPWLAVAVEPGKDPVPSVMWAFYHKQLLGDAPFVFDDRVRLLAPPFAEDARQVPLEIDARAFTGDVLRVLAWAELNPLPKIVDFQPGERVLPWLSIRIRIEQATPLRAAVQTRDGLWHVGSTLIDAAGGGCTAPSVVRTQPGWEDHLGEVLGARYPRGESSRLRLQVAHPMDNGLVSGIPEFFLNQAQLLDADGQVLARLALFPAVSENPNLGFDIRGPGQTRLVLRDNSGNEFEAAIP; encoded by the coding sequence ATGAACTGGCGAGCGTATGGCCTGCTGTTGTGGTGCCTGCCGTGGCTGGCGGTGGCAGTCGAACCAGGAAAGGACCCGGTGCCGTCGGTGATGTGGGCCTTTTATCACAAGCAATTGCTGGGGGACGCGCCGTTCGTGTTCGATGATCGGGTGCGGCTGCTGGCGCCCCCCTTTGCTGAAGACGCACGCCAGGTGCCACTGGAAATCGACGCCCGTGCCTTCACCGGTGACGTTCTGCGGGTGCTGGCCTGGGCCGAACTGAACCCGTTGCCGAAAATCGTCGACTTCCAACCAGGGGAGCGAGTGTTGCCCTGGCTGTCGATCCGCATTCGCATCGAGCAAGCGACGCCGTTGCGTGCCGCCGTGCAGACCCGCGATGGCCTGTGGCACGTCGGCTCGACCCTGATCGACGCGGCCGGTGGCGGCTGCACCGCGCCCAGCGTGGTGCGCACCCAGCCGGGTTGGGAGGACCACCTGGGCGAGGTGTTGGGTGCCCGCTATCCCCGCGGCGAATCGAGCCGCCTGCGCCTGCAGGTGGCTCATCCGATGGATAACGGCCTGGTGAGCGGCATCCCGGAGTTTTTCCTCAACCAGGCACAACTGCTGGACGCCGACGGCCAGGTGCTGGCGCGCCTGGCGCTGTTCCCGGCAGTCAGTGAAAACCCCAACCTGGGCTTCGACATCCGAGGCCCGGGCCAGACCCGCCTGGTGCTGCGCGACAACAGTGGCAACGAGTTCGAGGCGGCCATTCCCTGA
- a CDS encoding transporter substrate-binding domain-containing protein, with amino-acid sequence MRLFAWVMCSLLLWGQTVQAQVRSYDQMIAAGELKVAVYKDFAPYSFEDHGQPRGVDVELAQALAKALGVRLQLIWAPPGEKLDDDLRDYIWRSSPLHERQLADLMMRVPYDHDYVQKRNDVGELENAQVVMFGPYQQECWQVAYDRRRLDSVGSVAVFQQHPIGVEVDSVPSFYLTSVFNGMLSTKTHHYPGVSQAFKAMQAGEVDAVMAMRGEIDWQVHEAADPQLALAENAYPNMGKQRWEIGMAVHESNRQLAYAVEEALEGLIRDGSIKAVYARYGLRYEVPEMYQ; translated from the coding sequence ATGCGCCTGTTCGCATGGGTAATGTGCAGCCTGCTGCTGTGGGGGCAAACGGTGCAGGCGCAGGTGCGCAGCTACGATCAGATGATCGCCGCCGGCGAACTGAAGGTGGCGGTGTACAAGGACTTTGCGCCCTACAGTTTCGAAGACCATGGCCAACCCAGGGGGGTGGACGTGGAGTTGGCGCAAGCCCTGGCCAAAGCGCTTGGCGTGCGCCTGCAATTGATCTGGGCGCCGCCCGGCGAGAAGCTCGATGACGATCTGCGCGACTATATCTGGCGCAGCAGCCCGCTGCACGAGCGGCAATTGGCCGACTTGATGATGCGTGTCCCGTACGATCACGACTACGTGCAAAAGCGCAACGACGTCGGCGAGCTGGAAAATGCCCAGGTGGTGATGTTCGGGCCTTACCAGCAGGAGTGCTGGCAGGTGGCGTATGACCGGCGCCGGTTGGATTCGGTAGGCAGTGTCGCGGTGTTCCAGCAGCACCCCATTGGCGTCGAAGTCGACAGCGTGCCGTCGTTTTACCTGACGTCAGTGTTCAACGGCATGCTCAGTACCAAGACCCACCACTACCCCGGTGTCAGCCAGGCCTTCAAGGCCATGCAGGCCGGGGAGGTGGACGCCGTCATGGCCATGCGCGGGGAAATCGATTGGCAGGTGCACGAGGCTGCCGATCCGCAACTGGCGCTGGCGGAAAATGCCTACCCGAACATGGGCAAGCAACGTTGGGAAATCGGCATGGCGGTGCATGAAAGCAACCGTCAGTTGGCCTATGCGGTGGAAGAGGCACTGGAAGGTTTGATCCGCGACGGCAGCATCAAAGCGGTGTATGCCCGCTATGGCCTGCGCTACGAAGTACCTGAAATGTACCAATAG
- the pedF gene encoding cytochrome c-550 PedF, whose protein sequence is MTTKRNAIIATALLMGLTGAGSAWAHGNVVPQAVETKGLTPIKDTGVALDGDGWATVNPYRTSPEHDRALEIGSSAYNQNCAACHGLEAKSGGIAPDLRMLDAADAGDEWFVERVRHGAVRDGRVYMPKMADYLSQEALWAVRTYLDSVHVEE, encoded by the coding sequence ATGACAACAAAACGCAACGCCATCATCGCTACCGCACTGCTGATGGGGCTGACCGGCGCAGGCTCCGCATGGGCTCATGGCAACGTAGTGCCCCAGGCAGTGGAAACCAAGGGCCTGACCCCAATCAAGGACACCGGTGTCGCCTTGGACGGTGATGGCTGGGCCACGGTGAACCCTTATCGCACCTCGCCCGAACACGACCGGGCATTGGAGATCGGCTCATCGGCCTACAACCAGAACTGCGCGGCCTGCCATGGCCTGGAAGCCAAGTCGGGCGGGATCGCCCCGGACCTGCGCATGCTCGACGCCGCCGACGCCGGCGATGAATGGTTTGTCGAGCGCGTGCGTCACGGTGCGGTGCGCGACGGCCGGGTCTACATGCCGAAAATGGCCGACTACCTGAGCCAGGAGGCCTTGTGGGCGGTGCGCACCTATCTCGACAGCGTGCACGTCGAGGAGTGA
- a CDS encoding ABC transporter substrate-binding protein, whose amino-acid sequence MRRLVSYALVSLLAAATAHAGDATPLQVHIGYLGYRPDPGPLLSNVIAEPADAGLRGAELAIVDSNSTGRFLKHDYRLESASVDTPEALLQAARAQHDQGLRLFVVNAPATSLRQLSAALPDSLLFNAGSPDDSLRTTDCLGNVLHSLPDRAMLADALVQFSVVRKWQRALLIVGQTPEDQAYAAALRRAMKRFGMKIVAEKAWQFDNDQRRSAQADMPLFTQTAEYDVVLVADERGDFGEYLPYQTWYPRPVAGTQGLTPTGWHKTVETYGAAQLQKRFEALAGRWMNDRDFAAWIAVRSIASAVSKLRQADPLAIRQLALSDQLPLDGFKGRKLSYRPWNGQLRQPIPLVQPRALVSTSPQDGFLHPSNEMDSLGYDQPEVSCRYP is encoded by the coding sequence ATGCGCCGGCTCGTCAGTTACGCCCTGGTTTCTCTGCTGGCAGCGGCAACCGCTCACGCGGGCGATGCCACGCCGCTGCAAGTGCACATCGGCTACCTGGGTTATCGTCCCGATCCGGGCCCGTTGCTGTCCAACGTCATTGCCGAACCGGCCGATGCCGGGTTGCGCGGTGCTGAACTGGCGATCGTCGACAGCAACAGCACCGGGCGTTTTCTCAAGCACGACTACCGCTTGGAAAGCGCCAGCGTCGACACGCCCGAAGCGCTGCTCCAGGCCGCCCGAGCCCAACACGACCAGGGCCTGCGGTTGTTCGTGGTCAACGCACCGGCCACCAGCCTGCGCCAACTCAGCGCCGCCCTGCCCGACAGCCTGCTGTTCAACGCCGGTAGCCCCGACGACAGCCTGCGCACCACCGACTGCCTGGGCAACGTGCTGCACAGCCTGCCCGACCGCGCCATGCTCGCCGATGCCCTGGTGCAGTTCAGCGTCGTGCGTAAATGGCAGCGAGCCTTGCTGATCGTCGGCCAGACGCCCGAGGACCAGGCCTATGCCGCCGCATTGCGCCGGGCCATGAAACGCTTCGGCATGAAGATCGTCGCCGAGAAAGCCTGGCAGTTCGACAACGACCAGCGCCGCAGCGCCCAGGCGGACATGCCGCTGTTCACCCAGACCGCCGAGTATGACGTGGTGCTGGTGGCCGACGAGCGCGGCGACTTCGGCGAATACCTGCCCTACCAGACCTGGTACCCGCGTCCAGTGGCCGGCACCCAAGGGCTGACGCCCACCGGCTGGCACAAGACCGTGGAAACCTACGGCGCGGCGCAACTGCAAAAACGCTTCGAAGCCCTGGCCGGACGCTGGATGAACGACCGCGATTTCGCCGCCTGGATTGCCGTGCGCAGCATCGCCAGCGCCGTGAGCAAATTACGTCAGGCCGACCCGCTCGCCATCCGCCAACTGGCCCTCAGCGACCAGTTGCCCCTGGACGGATTCAAAGGTCGCAAGCTCAGCTACCGGCCCTGGAACGGCCAGTTGCGCCAACCGATTCCTCTGGTCCAGCCACGGGCACTGGTCAGCACCTCGCCCCAGGACGGTTTTCTGCACCCCTCCAATGAAATGGACAGCCTGGGCTATGACCAGCCCGAAGTGAGCTGCCGTTACCCCTGA
- a CDS encoding YVTN family beta-propeller repeat protein: MRRSLTYPARLCPTRLCKALALGAALLAAGPAAASIAWVSNEKDNSLSLIDMQSLEVIETLPVGQRPRGLLLSHDNRLLYICASDSDRVQVMDVATRKIIKELPSGKDPEQFALHPNDRWLYVSNEDDALVTVIDTQTSEVLGQIGVGVEPEGMAVSPDGKWAVNTSETTNMLHWIDTSTQTLADSTLVDQRPRFVEFNRDGTQLWASAEIGGTLTVLDVATRKILKTLTFQIKGVHPDKVQPVGIKLSADGALAFVALGPANHVAVIDAKTFEVLDYLLVGRRVWQLAFTPDQRQLLATNGVSGDVSVIDVQSRKVLKSVKVGRYPWGVVVTP, from the coding sequence ATGCGCCGCTCCCTGACTTACCCAGCCCGGCTCTGCCCAACCCGGTTATGCAAAGCCCTCGCCCTGGGCGCAGCGTTGCTTGCCGCCGGCCCCGCCGCCGCCAGCATTGCCTGGGTCTCCAACGAAAAAGACAACAGCCTGAGCCTGATCGACATGCAGAGCCTGGAAGTCATCGAAACCCTGCCGGTGGGCCAGCGCCCCCGAGGCCTGCTGCTGTCCCACGACAATCGCCTGCTGTACATCTGCGCCAGCGACTCGGACCGGGTCCAGGTGATGGACGTCGCCACCCGCAAGATCATCAAGGAACTGCCCTCCGGCAAGGACCCGGAACAATTCGCCCTGCACCCCAACGACCGTTGGCTGTATGTGTCCAACGAAGACGATGCGCTGGTGACGGTGATCGATACCCAGACCTCCGAAGTCCTGGGCCAGATCGGCGTGGGTGTCGAACCCGAAGGCATGGCCGTCAGCCCCGACGGCAAATGGGCGGTCAACACCAGTGAAACCACGAACATGCTGCACTGGATCGACACCAGCACCCAGACCCTGGCCGACAGCACCCTGGTGGACCAGCGGCCACGTTTCGTCGAGTTCAATCGCGACGGTACGCAGCTCTGGGCCTCGGCGGAGATCGGCGGCACGTTGACCGTGCTCGACGTGGCAACGCGCAAGATCCTCAAGACCCTGACGTTCCAGATCAAGGGCGTGCACCCGGACAAAGTCCAGCCGGTGGGCATCAAGCTCAGCGCCGACGGCGCGCTGGCGTTCGTCGCCCTGGGCCCGGCCAACCATGTGGCGGTGATCGACGCCAAAACCTTCGAAGTGCTGGATTACCTGCTGGTGGGTCGGCGGGTCTGGCAACTGGCGTTCACCCCGGACCAGCGTCAACTGCTGGCGACCAATGGGGTAAGCGGCGATGTCTCGGTGATCGACGTGCAGAGCCGTAAGGTCCTGAAGTCGGTGAAAGTCGGACGCTACCCTTGGGGCGTGGTGGTCACGCCATGA
- a CDS encoding ABC transporter ATP-binding protein → MNALEVSDLSFAYGAREALKQMNFCLPAGRFAALLGPNGAGKSTLIALLTRLYDLQRGDIRVSGHSLQKSPRPALRQLGVVFQQSTLDLDLSVEQNLRYHLALHGFSRRQGNARIDAELSRQHLTERRHERVRDLNGGHRRRVEIARALLHEPRLLLLDEPSVGLDPASRLALGLHIRQLCSEQGISVLWTTHLLDEVQPSDDLLIVHQGRLVASGQADAVSAEHGGTLGSAFTRLTASGVRP, encoded by the coding sequence ATGAACGCCCTGGAGGTCAGCGACCTGAGCTTTGCCTATGGTGCGCGCGAAGCCCTCAAGCAGATGAATTTCTGCTTGCCCGCGGGACGTTTCGCTGCGCTGCTGGGACCCAACGGCGCTGGCAAGTCGACGCTGATCGCCCTGCTCACACGCCTGTACGACCTGCAACGCGGCGACATCCGCGTCAGCGGTCATTCCCTGCAAAAATCTCCGCGTCCGGCGCTGCGCCAGTTGGGCGTGGTGTTCCAGCAGAGCACCCTGGACCTGGACCTGAGCGTTGAACAGAACTTGCGCTACCACTTGGCGCTGCATGGCTTTTCGCGGCGCCAGGGCAACGCCCGCATCGATGCCGAACTGTCCCGCCAACACCTGACCGAGCGGCGCCACGAGCGGGTGCGCGACCTCAACGGCGGTCATCGGCGCCGGGTGGAAATCGCCCGCGCCCTGCTCCATGAACCGCGCCTGTTGTTGCTCGACGAACCCAGCGTCGGCCTGGATCCGGCCAGCCGCCTCGCCTTGGGCCTGCACATCCGGCAACTGTGCAGCGAGCAGGGCATCAGCGTGCTCTGGACCACTCACCTACTGGACGAAGTACAGCCCAGCGACGACCTGCTGATCGTGCATCAAGGCCGCCTGGTCGCCAGCGGGCAGGCCGACGCGGTGAGCGCGGAACACGGTGGCACCCTCGGCTCGGCCTTCACCCGTTTGACTGCCTCGGGAGTTCGGCCATGA
- a CDS encoding ABC transporter permease: protein MNAYWQCFSGIVMREWLRFVLQRTRLLSALVRPLLWLLVFAAGFRAALGIAIIAPYDTYIPYEVYIVPGLACMILLFNGMQGSLSMVYDREMGSMRVLLTSPLPRAFLLASKLLATSLISLLQVYAFLAIAWLYGIQPPPQGLLLALPALLLVALMLSALGLLLSNAIRQLENFAGVMNFVIFPMFFLSSALYPLWKMQEASPWLYWLCSVSPFTHGVELVRFALYEQFNLLAMAVCVGLTLLFALLAVWTFNPQHAALRKAGS from the coding sequence ATGAACGCATATTGGCAATGTTTCAGCGGCATCGTGATGCGCGAATGGCTGCGCTTCGTGCTGCAACGCACACGGCTGCTCAGTGCCCTGGTACGCCCACTGCTGTGGCTGCTGGTATTCGCCGCCGGTTTTCGCGCAGCACTGGGCATCGCCATCATCGCGCCCTACGACACCTACATCCCCTACGAGGTGTACATCGTGCCCGGGCTGGCCTGCATGATCCTGTTGTTCAACGGCATGCAGGGCTCGCTGTCGATGGTCTACGACCGGGAAATGGGCAGCATGCGCGTGTTGCTCACCAGCCCCCTGCCCCGGGCTTTCCTGCTGGCGAGCAAGTTGTTGGCGACCTCGCTGATCTCGCTGTTGCAGGTCTACGCTTTTCTCGCCATCGCCTGGTTGTACGGCATCCAGCCACCGCCCCAGGGCCTGCTGCTGGCCCTGCCCGCCTTGCTGCTGGTGGCCCTGATGCTCAGCGCCCTGGGCTTGCTGCTGTCCAATGCCATCCGGCAACTGGAAAACTTCGCCGGGGTGATGAATTTCGTGATCTTCCCGATGTTCTTCCTGTCTTCAGCGCTGTACCCACTGTGGAAAATGCAGGAAGCCAGCCCTTGGCTGTACTGGCTCTGCTCGGTCAGCCCGTTCACCCACGGCGTGGAGTTGGTGCGTTTTGCGCTGTACGAGCAGTTCAACCTGCTGGCGATGGCGGTGTGCGTGGGGTTGACCCTGCTGTTCGCGCTGTTGGCGGTGTGGACGTTCAATCCGCAGCATGCGGCGTTGCGCAAGGCCGGCAGCTAA
- a CDS encoding PQQ-dependent catabolism-associated CXXCW motif protein: MPRLLAILLLGLALNVAQADTALFSAQGYRIAQYRSPTPATVDGAQTLDTQALQHLLGQASPPVLIDVYRRPWVQGRFIDNEPHANLPGSLWLANTGDGELDPSWQDYFSHHLRTATGGRLDSPLVFYCRADCWLSWNAVKRAAAIGYNHVYWYRDGLDAWEAANLPLQAARPEPFP, from the coding sequence ATGCCCCGTTTGCTGGCGATCCTCCTGTTGGGCCTGGCGCTGAATGTCGCGCAGGCCGATACCGCGCTGTTTTCCGCGCAGGGCTATCGCATCGCCCAATACCGCAGCCCGACGCCCGCCACCGTCGACGGCGCCCAGACCCTCGACACCCAGGCCCTGCAACACTTGCTCGGCCAAGCCTCGCCCCCAGTGCTGATCGACGTTTATCGTCGGCCATGGGTCCAAGGGCGTTTCATCGACAACGAACCCCACGCCAATCTCCCCGGCAGCCTGTGGCTGGCCAATACCGGCGACGGCGAGCTCGACCCGAGCTGGCAGGACTACTTCAGCCATCACCTGCGCACGGCCACCGGCGGACGTTTGGATTCGCCGTTGGTCTTTTATTGCCGCGCCGATTGCTGGCTAAGCTGGAACGCGGTAAAACGCGCCGCTGCCATAGGCTATAACCATGTGTACTGGTACCGCGACGGCCTCGATGCCTGGGAGGCGGCCAACCTGCCCTTGCAAGCGGCCCGGCCCGAACCCTTTCCATGA
- a CDS encoding response regulator transcription factor, whose product MYKILIADDHPLFREAIHNVISDGFPGSEVMETADLDSALALTAEHDDLDLILLDLNMPGMHGLNGLINLRNEAPTIPVVIVSAEQDKQVVLQAITYGAVGFITKSSPRSQMTDAIEQILNGNVYLPPDIIRTQKSPMGRRLNETPAFPPELLQALTRKQLLVLERMTKGESNKQIAYTLEIAETTVKAHVSAILRKLNVHNRVQAILSAGDIDFGAYLRR is encoded by the coding sequence ATGTATAAAATCCTGATAGCCGACGATCACCCACTGTTTCGCGAAGCCATCCACAACGTCATCAGCGATGGCTTTCCTGGCAGCGAGGTCATGGAGACCGCCGACCTGGACAGTGCCCTGGCCTTGACTGCCGAGCACGACGACCTGGACCTGATCCTGCTGGACCTGAACATGCCCGGCATGCACGGGCTCAATGGCCTGATCAACCTGCGCAACGAGGCACCGACCATCCCCGTGGTGATCGTCTCCGCCGAGCAGGACAAGCAGGTGGTGCTGCAGGCCATTACCTATGGCGCGGTGGGTTTCATCACCAAATCCTCGCCACGCTCGCAGATGACCGACGCCATCGAGCAGATCCTCAACGGCAACGTATACCTGCCGCCCGACATCATTCGCACGCAAAAAAGCCCGATGGGCCGGCGCCTGAACGAAACCCCGGCGTTCCCACCGGAACTGCTCCAGGCCTTGACCCGCAAGCAACTGCTGGTGCTCGAACGCATGACCAAGGGCGAGTCGAACAAGCAGATCGCCTACACCCTGGAAATCGCCGAAACAACGGTCAAGGCCCACGTCTCGGCGATCCTGCGCAAACTCAACGTGCACAACCGGGTGCAGGCGATCCTCAGTGCCGGGGATATTGATTTCGGGGCTTATCTGCGACGTTGA